The following proteins are encoded in a genomic region of Protaetiibacter sp. SSC-01:
- a CDS encoding ABC transporter permease — protein MSPTASAILRTGVRRGVVEFRNMLQTPSEVIYYVVGIIGLVIALVVLRETTLDDSGFPLVRFLLPGLIAMQVLIAACFGPATVLATEREDGTLLRHKSLPHGMRGYLTGLTVRAALETVIALAIVLVPATFLVDGLWERGPIVLLGVPIVLLGLLAFLPLGFMVGSVFHNPRAVGGWGFVSIMIIAIGSGLFFPLAALPTWVQIIVVALPVYWFGHALRSVILPADAAVLEVGEAWFPPISLGVLAVWAAVGLVLAPAMLRRSARRESASAIERRRQAALQRV, from the coding sequence ATGAGCCCCACCGCATCCGCCATCCTGCGCACCGGCGTGCGCCGAGGCGTCGTCGAGTTCCGCAACATGCTGCAGACCCCGAGCGAGGTGATCTACTACGTCGTCGGGATCATCGGCCTCGTCATCGCCCTCGTCGTCCTGCGCGAGACGACGCTCGACGACTCCGGGTTCCCCCTCGTCCGCTTCCTGCTCCCCGGCCTCATCGCGATGCAGGTGCTCATCGCCGCGTGCTTCGGTCCGGCCACCGTGCTCGCGACCGAGCGCGAGGACGGCACGCTGCTCCGCCACAAGTCGCTTCCGCACGGGATGCGGGGCTACCTCACCGGGCTCACCGTCCGGGCGGCGCTCGAGACCGTGATCGCCCTCGCGATCGTGCTCGTTCCGGCGACGTTCCTCGTCGACGGCCTGTGGGAGCGCGGCCCGATCGTGCTGCTCGGAGTGCCCATCGTGCTGCTCGGGCTGCTCGCCTTCCTCCCGCTCGGCTTCATGGTCGGGTCGGTGTTCCACAACCCTCGCGCCGTCGGCGGCTGGGGCTTCGTGAGCATCATGATCATCGCCATCGGCTCCGGGCTGTTCTTCCCTCTCGCGGCTCTTCCCACGTGGGTGCAGATCATCGTCGTCGCGCTGCCCGTCTACTGGTTCGGCCACGCCCTCCGCAGCGTGATCCTGCCGGCGGATGCGGCGGTGCTCGAGGTGGGCGAGGCGTGGTTCCCGCCCATCTCGCTGGGGGTGCTCGCCGTGTGGGCCGCCGTCGGGCTCGTCCTCGCGCCCGCGATGCTGCGCCGCTCCGCGCGACGCGAGTCGGCATCCGCGATCGAGCGTCGTCGACAGGCGGCACTGCAGCGTGTCTGA
- a CDS encoding DUF3817 domain-containing protein, translating into MFRTPHSLFRVLAIAEVFSWTLLIVGLILRATADLAIATTIGGTIHGFVFLSYGATAVLVALNNRWRPVPTVVAIASAIVPYATVPAELWLARTGRLAGEWRTEPVVEPADRRWYDAPLRWFLLRPWLLALLVVLAVVVLFVVLLIVGPPGGRH; encoded by the coding sequence GTGTTCCGTACGCCCCACAGCCTCTTCCGCGTGCTCGCGATCGCCGAGGTGTTCTCCTGGACGCTCCTCATCGTGGGCCTCATCCTGCGCGCGACCGCCGACCTCGCGATCGCGACGACGATCGGCGGCACGATCCACGGCTTCGTGTTCCTCTCCTACGGCGCGACCGCGGTGCTCGTCGCGCTCAACAACCGCTGGCGCCCCGTGCCGACCGTGGTCGCCATCGCGAGCGCGATCGTGCCCTACGCGACCGTGCCGGCCGAGCTGTGGCTCGCGCGCACGGGTCGCCTCGCGGGGGAGTGGCGCACGGAGCCCGTCGTCGAGCCGGCCGATCGTCGCTGGTACGACGCGCCCCTGCGCTGGTTCCTGCTGCGGCCGTGGCTGCTCGCGCTCCTCGTCGTGCTCGCGGTCGTCGTGCTCTTCGTCGTGCTGCTCATCGTCGGGCCGCCGGGCGGGCGGCACTGA
- a CDS encoding MarR family winged helix-turn-helix transcriptional regulator, with protein sequence MSGRSARPPFSPVVSLLTVSAVWEARLDQELRELGLTTRKYGLLGHIRSTPGISFSELARRSRITVQSAHTAVRSLVDAGLVADATAHAGAASVLRVTDDGVRVLDAAEQRLAALDAELTAGAAGLSEALEGMHDDPFTGGARQR encoded by the coding sequence ATGAGCGGACGCTCCGCCCGTCCGCCGTTCAGCCCGGTCGTGTCGCTGCTGACGGTCTCGGCCGTATGGGAGGCGCGCCTCGATCAGGAGCTGCGGGAGCTCGGGCTCACGACCCGCAAGTACGGGCTGCTCGGCCACATCCGCTCGACGCCCGGCATCTCGTTCTCGGAGCTCGCGCGCCGCTCGCGCATCACGGTGCAGTCGGCGCACACGGCCGTGAGGTCGCTCGTCGACGCGGGCCTCGTCGCGGACGCCACGGCGCACGCGGGGGCGGCGTCGGTGCTGCGCGTGACCGACGACGGCGTGCGCGTGCTCGACGCGGCCGAGCAGCGCCTCGCGGCGCTCGACGCGGAGCTCACGGCGGGCGCGGCGGGGCTGAGCGAGGCGCTCGAGGGCATGCACGACGACCCGTTCACGGGCGGCGCCCGGCAGAGGTGA
- a CDS encoding helix-turn-helix transcriptional regulator translates to MSEPVDCVYNRIATLRADRGVTRRELAEALAVHYQTVGYLERGEYSPSLHLALQIARYFDVPLEFVFSLDPFTPLGSEGR, encoded by the coding sequence GTGTCTGAGCCGGTCGATTGCGTCTACAACCGCATCGCGACCCTGCGCGCCGATCGCGGTGTGACCCGGCGCGAGCTCGCGGAGGCGCTCGCGGTGCACTACCAGACGGTGGGCTACCTCGAGCGGGGCGAGTACAGCCCGAGCCTGCACCTCGCGCTACAGATCGCGCGCTACTTCGACGTGCCGCTCGAGTTCGTGTTCTCCCTCGACCCCTTCACCCCGCTCGGGTCGGAGGGCCGTTAG
- a CDS encoding nitroreductase/quinone reductase family protein, which yields MADFNERIIEEFRANDGTVTVAGFGRSLVLLHHRGARSGVERVTPVMGLPSEHGWLIAASKGGAPENPAWFHNLLAHPDTVIETPDDGEVAVHAERLEGDTRDAAWARFVEASPGFAEYERRTERTIPVVELRRR from the coding sequence GTGGCGGACTTCAACGAGCGCATCATCGAGGAGTTCCGGGCGAACGACGGGACCGTGACGGTCGCCGGCTTCGGGCGCAGCCTCGTGCTGCTGCACCACCGTGGGGCGAGGTCGGGCGTCGAGCGCGTGACGCCCGTCATGGGCCTCCCGTCGGAGCACGGATGGCTCATCGCCGCGTCGAAGGGCGGCGCCCCCGAGAACCCCGCGTGGTTCCACAACCTGCTCGCGCATCCCGACACCGTCATCGAGACGCCCGACGACGGAGAGGTCGCCGTGCACGCGGAGCGGCTCGAGGGCGACACGCGTGACGCGGCCTGGGCGCGGTTCGTCGAGGCGAGCCCCGGCTTCGCCGAGTACGAGCGACGCACCGAGCGCACCATCCCCGTCGTGGAGCTGCGGCGCCGATGA